In Rubrivirga marina, the following are encoded in one genomic region:
- a CDS encoding family 4C encapsulin nanocompartment shell protein produces MTVFDSSPDPADFLATLDQQVRDLQDAGGEPHAILVGPEAYEVLKTAVAERFGRERADLGQYQWVPVVVDPFRGGRLCVVPPPRDVSAGVRAERDEG; encoded by the coding sequence ATGACCGTCTTCGACTCGTCGCCCGACCCCGCCGATTTCCTCGCCACGCTCGACCAGCAGGTCCGCGACCTCCAGGACGCCGGGGGCGAGCCGCACGCGATCCTGGTCGGGCCCGAGGCCTACGAGGTCCTCAAAACGGCCGTCGCCGAGCGGTTCGGCCGCGAGCGGGCCGACCTCGGGCAGTACCAGTGGGTGCCGGTCGTCGTGGACCCGTTCCGCGGCGGGCGCCTCTGCGTGGTCCCGCCGCCCCGCGACGTCTCGGCCGGCGTCCGGGCGGAGCGAGACGAGGGGTGA
- a CDS encoding alpha/beta hydrolase yields the protein MTHEIGSLIAPDDVTLFTRRWTPDGPVRGVVALVHGIHEHSGRYAYVASALMRRGFAVHALDLRGHGRSHGTRGHVDDFGEYVDDVQAHLLDVRKRVGSVPLFLMGHSMGGLVVASYVVSKGTDGLEGVILSSPAIQLPDDTPAVLQKLAPLVARWLPAVPVSKVDLSQLSHDPTVARAYEEDPLNTVRGVRARTGYEILRAGERVRQHPEAFDVPLFLFHGTADAITDPAGTTWLAEHAASDDVTLRLWADLFHETLNEVERDDVIAALADWLEAHMPAEAT from the coding sequence ATGACCCACGAGATCGGTTCCCTCATCGCGCCCGACGACGTGACGCTGTTCACGCGCCGCTGGACCCCCGACGGGCCCGTCCGGGGCGTCGTCGCCCTCGTCCACGGCATCCACGAGCACAGCGGACGGTACGCCTACGTCGCCAGCGCGCTCATGCGGCGGGGGTTCGCCGTCCACGCGCTCGACCTCCGCGGGCACGGCCGGTCGCACGGCACCCGCGGCCACGTCGACGACTTCGGCGAGTACGTCGACGACGTGCAGGCCCACCTCCTCGACGTCCGCAAACGGGTCGGCAGCGTGCCCCTCTTCCTCATGGGCCATTCGATGGGTGGGCTCGTGGTGGCCTCCTACGTCGTATCGAAGGGGACGGATGGGCTCGAGGGCGTAATCCTGTCCTCGCCCGCGATTCAGCTCCCCGACGACACGCCAGCCGTCCTCCAGAAGCTGGCGCCGCTCGTCGCCCGCTGGCTTCCGGCGGTCCCGGTGTCGAAGGTGGATCTGTCGCAGCTGTCGCACGACCCGACGGTGGCCCGGGCGTACGAGGAGGACCCGCTCAACACCGTCCGTGGCGTCCGGGCACGGACCGGGTACGAGATCCTCCGCGCCGGCGAGCGCGTCCGCCAGCACCCCGAGGCGTTCGACGTCCCGCTCTTTCTGTTCCACGGCACGGCCGACGCGATCACGGACCCGGCGGGGACGACGTGGCTCGCCGAGCACGCCGCCTCGGACGACGTGACGCTCCGCCTCTGGGCCGACCTCTTCCACGAGACGCTCAACGAGGTCGAGCGCGACGACGTCATCGCAGCCCTCGCCGACTGGCTCGAGGCCCACATGCCCGCCGAGGCGACCTGA
- a CDS encoding adenylosuccinate synthase, translating to MPVSVVIGAQWGDEGKGKVVDLLAPTMDVVARYQGGANAGHTIKWGDETFVLHLIPSGIFHDGTTCVIGNGVVIDPVALMEEIRQIEALGYPVEGRLKISHNAHLIMPYHKALDEAKERWRDAEAIGTTGRGIGPAYVDKFARSGIRVVDLLDRDGLAKKLRDAMAEKNEILSSVYQSAKLDVEAIVEEYVEFDQQIDPYVTDTSAFLNDALAEGQHVLAEGAQGSLLDVDHGTYPYVTSSHPTSGGACTGLGIPPTSIDRVIGIVKAYSTRVGNGPFPTELDDELGERLRAEGHEFGATTGRPRRCGWLDLVALSYTSRLNGFTELAVTKLDVLAGLDELQVCTTYEVDGKTTTRFPTDLRTLSRATPVYEALPGFSGDLSEARSMDDLPAAARDYLQFVSDHLGVPITVIGTGPKREETLVAA from the coding sequence ATGCCAGTTTCCGTCGTCATCGGCGCCCAGTGGGGCGACGAGGGGAAGGGGAAGGTCGTCGACCTCCTCGCCCCGACCATGGACGTCGTCGCCCGCTACCAGGGCGGGGCCAACGCCGGCCACACCATCAAGTGGGGCGACGAGACGTTCGTGCTCCACCTCATCCCGTCGGGCATCTTCCACGACGGCACGACGTGCGTGATCGGCAACGGCGTCGTGATCGACCCGGTGGCGCTCATGGAGGAGATCCGCCAGATCGAGGCGCTGGGCTACCCCGTCGAGGGCCGGCTGAAGATCAGCCACAACGCCCATCTCATCATGCCGTACCACAAGGCGCTCGACGAGGCCAAGGAGCGGTGGCGCGACGCCGAGGCCATCGGGACGACCGGCCGCGGCATCGGGCCGGCCTACGTCGACAAGTTCGCGCGGAGCGGCATCCGGGTGGTCGACCTCCTCGACCGCGACGGGCTCGCCAAGAAGCTCCGCGACGCGATGGCGGAGAAGAACGAGATCCTCTCGTCGGTCTACCAGTCGGCCAAGCTCGACGTGGAGGCCATCGTCGAGGAGTACGTCGAGTTCGACCAGCAGATCGATCCCTACGTCACCGATACGTCCGCCTTCCTCAACGACGCGCTCGCGGAGGGCCAGCACGTGCTGGCCGAGGGCGCGCAGGGCTCGCTCCTCGACGTCGACCACGGGACGTACCCGTACGTGACGTCGAGCCACCCGACCTCGGGCGGCGCGTGCACCGGGCTGGGCATCCCGCCGACGAGCATCGACCGCGTCATCGGCATCGTCAAGGCGTACTCGACGCGCGTCGGCAACGGGCCCTTCCCGACGGAGCTCGACGACGAGTTGGGCGAGCGGCTCCGGGCCGAGGGCCACGAGTTCGGGGCGACGACGGGCCGCCCGAGGCGGTGCGGGTGGCTCGACCTCGTCGCGCTGAGCTACACGTCGCGTCTCAACGGGTTCACGGAGCTGGCGGTCACGAAGCTCGACGTGCTGGCCGGGCTCGACGAGCTCCAGGTCTGCACGACCTACGAGGTCGACGGCAAGACGACGACGCGCTTCCCGACCGACCTCCGCACCCTCAGCCGCGCGACGCCGGTCTACGAGGCCCTGCCGGGCTTCTCCGGCGACCTCTCGGAGGCCCGGTCGATGGACGACCTCCCGGCCGCCGCCCGCGACTATCTCCAGTTCGTGAGCGACCACCTCGGCGTGCCCATTACGGTCATCGGGACCGGCCCGAAGCGTGAGGAGACGCTCGTCGCCGCGTGA
- the secD gene encoding protein translocase subunit SecD has product MQGNGFKLFAVGALLVISLWQLFPTIQNSLNNRDLASMDPAEREAYEAENADDLQATSEEALKLGLDLQGGMHVTLEVGTGALLRELAGNRTDDTFDAALTAASEQAVTSDENFVTLFANAVEAERPGTRLARYFRNADADITARSENDAVVAYLQEEVEEALVRAEEIIRQRIDRFGVTEPLIQRQGTSRIVVELPGVDDEERVRELLKGTARLTFHLTPPTAEVQQAAANLFAYYEDGGEDAEADPTATADADTTATQVASADSTADSDADSADVLDLGDITAGADPSEEAGGNPLAAVLQRIQVDPSSNSPIVGQVAESDTAEVSRLLAAPGAARLIPPGVEFLFTAGPDAGVTADGDGVHYLVAVNQRVELQGEVITDAGPDFDPYTNAPQVSITMDGVGASRWSQITGANRGKPVVIVLDDLVYTFPTINERIPNGRTQITGNFSRQEVDDIVTVLKSGALPAPVSIVEERTVGPSLGEASIKAGTRALLVGLVLVCVFMAIYYRGAGLVANVALLLNVLFIFGVLASFGATLTLPGMAGILLTIGMAVDANVLIFERIREEMESGKTLKAAVDGGFSKALSAIADANITTFLIGVILFSFGVGPIQGFAVTLMAGILTSLFTALVVTRLIIDYLVQERGVNVAFG; this is encoded by the coding sequence ATGCAAGGCAACGGCTTCAAGCTATTCGCCGTCGGCGCGCTGCTCGTCATCTCCCTGTGGCAGCTCTTCCCGACGATTCAGAACTCCCTCAACAACCGCGACCTCGCGTCCATGGACCCCGCCGAGCGCGAGGCCTACGAGGCTGAGAACGCGGACGACCTCCAGGCCACGTCGGAGGAGGCCCTCAAGCTCGGGCTCGACCTCCAGGGCGGCATGCACGTGACGCTCGAGGTCGGGACCGGCGCGCTCCTCCGCGAGCTGGCCGGCAACCGGACCGACGACACGTTCGACGCCGCGCTCACGGCGGCCAGCGAGCAGGCCGTGACCTCCGACGAGAACTTCGTCACGCTCTTCGCCAACGCCGTCGAGGCCGAGCGGCCCGGCACGCGCCTGGCCCGCTACTTCCGCAACGCCGACGCCGACATCACGGCCCGCTCCGAGAACGACGCCGTCGTGGCGTACCTCCAGGAGGAGGTCGAGGAGGCGCTCGTCCGCGCGGAGGAGATCATCCGGCAGCGGATCGACCGGTTCGGCGTGACCGAGCCGCTCATCCAGCGCCAGGGCACGTCCCGCATCGTGGTCGAGCTGCCGGGCGTCGACGACGAGGAGCGCGTCCGCGAGCTGCTGAAGGGCACGGCCCGCCTCACGTTCCACCTCACGCCGCCGACGGCCGAGGTCCAGCAGGCCGCGGCCAACCTGTTCGCCTACTACGAGGACGGCGGCGAGGACGCCGAGGCGGACCCGACGGCGACCGCCGACGCCGACACGACGGCCACGCAGGTCGCCTCGGCCGACTCGACCGCCGACAGCGACGCCGACTCGGCCGACGTCCTCGACCTCGGGGACATCACGGCCGGGGCCGACCCGTCCGAGGAGGCCGGCGGCAACCCGCTCGCGGCCGTCCTCCAGCGGATCCAGGTCGACCCGTCGTCGAACTCGCCGATCGTCGGGCAGGTCGCCGAGAGCGACACGGCCGAGGTCTCGCGGCTCCTCGCGGCGCCGGGCGCGGCCCGGCTCATCCCGCCGGGCGTCGAGTTCCTGTTCACGGCCGGCCCCGACGCCGGCGTGACGGCCGACGGCGACGGCGTCCACTACCTCGTGGCCGTCAACCAGCGCGTCGAGCTCCAGGGCGAGGTGATCACGGACGCGGGCCCGGACTTCGACCCGTACACGAACGCCCCGCAGGTCTCGATCACGATGGACGGCGTCGGCGCGAGCCGGTGGAGCCAGATCACGGGCGCCAACCGCGGCAAGCCCGTCGTCATCGTCCTCGACGACCTCGTCTACACGTTCCCGACGATCAACGAGCGGATCCCGAACGGGCGGACGCAGATCACGGGCAACTTCAGCCGCCAGGAGGTCGACGACATCGTGACCGTCCTCAAGTCGGGCGCGCTCCCGGCCCCGGTCTCGATCGTGGAGGAGCGGACGGTCGGGCCGAGCCTGGGCGAGGCCTCGATCAAGGCCGGCACGCGGGCGCTGCTCGTGGGCCTCGTGCTCGTGTGCGTGTTCATGGCCATCTACTACCGCGGCGCGGGCCTCGTGGCCAACGTGGCGCTCCTGCTGAACGTACTGTTCATCTTCGGCGTCCTCGCCAGCTTCGGCGCCACGCTGACGCTGCCGGGTATGGCCGGCATCCTCCTCACGATCGGCATGGCGGTCGACGCCAACGTGCTCATCTTCGAGCGCATCCGGGAGGAGATGGAGAGCGGCAAGACGCTCAAGGCGGCCGTCGACGGCGGCTTCTCCAAGGCCCTCTCGGCCATCGCCGACGCCAACATCACGACGTTCCTGATCGGCGTGATCCTGTTCTCGTTCGGCGTCGGGCCGATCCAGGGCTTCGCCGTGACGCTGATGGCGGGCATCCTCACGTCGCTGTTCACGGCCCTCGTCGTGACCCGCCTCATCATCGACTACCTCGTCCAGGAGCGCGGCGTCAACGTCGCCTTCGGCTGA
- a CDS encoding MFS transporter codes for MPEPSPPADKKAIWAWSLYDFANSSFTTLVITFIYATFFVKGIAPDETTGSVLWSWGVVTPTAVAVALLSPLLGALADRTATRKRALFITTTITVLGTALLFFPQRGDVVGAILLVVVANIAFEIGQVFYNAFLPEIAPPDMIGRVSGWGWALGYVGGLLCMGLALAFVMPETAPFGLDKATGEHVRVTNLIVAGWFALFAIPAFLVLREPPAAEPPAKNLIRATFGELGETFRQIRDYRQIVRLLVARLFYNDGLVTIFAMGGIFAATAYGFDETEILLFGIVLNVAAGIGAFGFSFLDDAIGGKRTIFISLGLLAIATLVAVFGPTKTWLWGAGVLIGIASGPNQAASRSLLGRFVPEDKETEFYGFFAFSGKATAFIGPVMFGLLTAVFGTERAGVGFVLVLFALGAFFLTRVDEAEGRATRLASQTAA; via the coding sequence ATGCCCGAGCCCTCCCCCCCCGCCGACAAAAAGGCCATCTGGGCCTGGTCGCTCTACGACTTCGCCAACTCGTCGTTCACGACGCTCGTCATCACGTTCATCTACGCGACGTTTTTCGTGAAGGGCATCGCGCCGGACGAGACGACAGGCTCGGTGCTGTGGTCGTGGGGCGTCGTGACGCCGACGGCGGTCGCGGTCGCCCTCCTCTCCCCACTCCTCGGCGCCCTCGCAGACCGGACGGCGACCCGGAAGCGGGCCTTGTTCATCACGACGACGATCACGGTCCTCGGGACCGCCCTCCTGTTCTTCCCCCAGCGTGGGGACGTAGTCGGGGCCATCCTGCTCGTCGTCGTCGCCAACATCGCGTTCGAGATCGGGCAGGTCTTCTACAACGCGTTCCTTCCCGAGATCGCCCCACCCGACATGATCGGGCGCGTCTCGGGCTGGGGCTGGGCGCTTGGGTACGTCGGCGGGCTGCTGTGCATGGGGCTCGCCCTCGCGTTCGTGATGCCCGAGACGGCGCCGTTCGGGCTCGACAAGGCGACCGGCGAGCACGTCCGCGTGACGAACCTGATCGTGGCCGGATGGTTCGCGCTCTTCGCGATCCCGGCGTTCCTCGTGCTCCGCGAGCCGCCTGCGGCCGAGCCGCCTGCCAAGAACTTGATCCGCGCGACGTTCGGCGAGCTCGGCGAGACGTTCCGCCAGATCCGCGACTACCGGCAGATCGTGCGGCTCCTCGTCGCCCGGCTGTTCTACAACGACGGCCTCGTGACCATCTTCGCGATGGGCGGCATCTTCGCGGCGACCGCCTACGGGTTCGACGAGACCGAAATCCTCTTGTTCGGGATCGTGCTCAACGTCGCGGCCGGGATCGGGGCGTTCGGGTTCTCGTTCCTCGACGACGCCATCGGCGGGAAGCGGACCATCTTCATCTCGCTGGGCCTGCTCGCGATTGCCACACTCGTCGCCGTGTTCGGGCCGACGAAGACGTGGCTCTGGGGCGCGGGCGTCCTCATCGGCATCGCGTCGGGGCCGAACCAGGCGGCGAGCCGGTCGCTCCTCGGGCGGTTCGTGCCGGAGGACAAGGAGACAGAGTTCTACGGCTTCTTCGCCTTCTCGGGCAAGGCTACCGCCTTCATCGGGCCGGTCATGTTCGGGCTGCTGACGGCCGTGTTCGGAACCGAGCGGGCCGGCGTGGGCTTCGTGCTCGTGCTGTTCGCCCTCGGCGCCTTCTTCCTCACCCGCGTCGACGAAGCCGAGGGCCGGGCCACCCGCCTCGCCTCCCAGACCGCCGCATGA
- a CDS encoding DUF427 domain-containing protein → MKAIWNGATIAESDDTVVVEGNHYFPPAALDRQYLRESDHTSVCPWKGTAGYFDVVVDGEVNQKAAWIYREPKDAAAQIRDHVAFWKGVDVTP, encoded by the coding sequence ATGAAAGCCATCTGGAACGGCGCCACGATCGCCGAGAGTGACGACACCGTCGTGGTGGAAGGCAACCACTACTTCCCGCCAGCGGCACTCGATCGGCAGTACCTCCGTGAGTCCGACCACACGTCGGTTTGCCCGTGGAAGGGGACGGCCGGCTACTTCGACGTGGTCGTAGACGGCGAGGTGAACCAGAAGGCGGCCTGGATCTACCGCGAGCCGAAGGACGCGGCGGCCCAGATCCGGGACCACGTGGCGTTCTGGAAGGGCGTCGACGTCACCCCGTAG
- a CDS encoding sensor histidine kinase: protein MSAYRTSTKLKLGLILAAVAIGVASLAFTQRLADRLEAQDEQAVELWARAIEFQFQVSAQAAGPGPEVWDGIAEAVRAADLAPSRRDSLLAAVDTLRDGPPSDGLDFVFSEIVEPDRFSIPAVITDTAMTAASLWRNVPDDADFLRLAREMDDVHEPIRIEGAGFGEQLVHYGESPLARMIRLFPYVQLGVVALFVFVGYLGFSYVRRSEQSSLWVGMAKEAAHQLGTPLSSMIGWVELLRLGDAADPEMIADELEADVDRLRRVADRFEKIGSVPALVPTPVRPVLDAVADYIRRRVPTSGPPVAIDVDVPDWLTARLNVELFEWVIENLLKNALDAMEGVPGPHEITLTGTELSGEVVLLVRDTGKGMDRATARHVFRPGFSTKRRGWGLGLSLARRIIDEYHAGQITVDTSAPGEGTTFKIVLDAADVGELDPEPAVV, encoded by the coding sequence GTGTCGGCCTACCGCACGAGCACGAAGCTCAAGCTCGGCCTCATCCTGGCCGCCGTCGCCATCGGCGTGGCGTCGCTGGCGTTCACCCAGCGGCTGGCCGACCGGCTCGAGGCCCAGGACGAGCAGGCGGTCGAGCTGTGGGCGCGGGCCATCGAGTTCCAGTTCCAGGTCTCGGCGCAGGCGGCCGGTCCGGGGCCCGAGGTGTGGGACGGGATCGCCGAGGCGGTCCGAGCCGCGGACTTGGCGCCGTCGCGCCGAGACTCGCTCCTCGCCGCCGTCGACACGCTCCGGGACGGACCGCCGTCGGACGGGCTCGACTTCGTGTTCTCGGAGATCGTCGAGCCCGACCGGTTCTCGATCCCGGCCGTCATCACCGACACGGCCATGACGGCGGCTTCGCTCTGGCGCAACGTGCCGGACGACGCCGACTTCCTGCGGCTGGCGCGAGAGATGGACGACGTCCACGAGCCCATCCGGATCGAGGGCGCCGGGTTTGGCGAGCAGCTCGTCCACTATGGCGAGAGCCCGCTGGCCCGGATGATCCGCCTGTTCCCGTACGTCCAGCTCGGGGTCGTCGCGTTGTTCGTGTTCGTAGGCTACCTCGGGTTCTCGTACGTCCGCCGGAGCGAGCAGTCGAGCTTGTGGGTCGGTATGGCGAAGGAGGCCGCGCACCAGCTCGGGACGCCGCTGTCGTCGATGATCGGGTGGGTCGAGCTCCTCCGCCTCGGCGACGCCGCGGACCCGGAGATGATCGCCGACGAACTGGAGGCAGACGTCGATCGCCTCCGCCGCGTGGCGGACCGCTTCGAAAAAATCGGCTCGGTCCCGGCCCTCGTTCCGACGCCCGTCCGTCCCGTCCTCGACGCCGTGGCCGACTACATCCGCCGCCGCGTCCCCACGAGCGGCCCGCCCGTCGCCATCGACGTCGACGTACCCGACTGGCTCACGGCGCGGCTCAACGTGGAGCTGTTCGAGTGGGTCATCGAGAACCTGCTCAAGAATGCGCTCGACGCGATGGAGGGCGTGCCCGGCCCGCACGAGATCACGCTGACGGGGACGGAGCTGAGCGGCGAGGTCGTGCTGCTCGTCCGCGACACGGGCAAGGGGATGGACCGTGCGACGGCCCGCCACGTCTTCCGCCCGGGGTTTTCGACCAAGCGCCGCGGCTGGGGCCTGGGCCTCAGCCTCGCCCGCCGGATCATCGACGAGTACCACGCCGGGCAGATCACCGTCGACACCTCCGCCCCGGGTGAGGGGACGAC
- a CDS encoding STAS domain-containing protein, with protein MQIQSTSQNGVAVLTLDGDVLGGPDGSALHDALAEARGDGPLKAVVDLSGVRFMNSSGLGMLVGALTSARNTGGDLRLSAVAERVLAILQVTQLDGVFQRFDSVDAAVASFKD; from the coding sequence ATGCAGATCCAGAGCACCAGTCAGAACGGCGTCGCCGTCCTCACCCTCGACGGCGACGTCCTCGGCGGCCCCGACGGCTCGGCCCTCCACGACGCGCTCGCCGAGGCGCGCGGGGACGGACCCCTCAAGGCCGTCGTCGACCTGTCCGGCGTCCGGTTCATGAACTCGTCCGGCCTCGGCATGCTCGTCGGCGCCCTCACGTCGGCCCGCAACACGGGCGGGGACCTCCGCCTCTCCGCCGTCGCCGAGCGCGTCCTCGCCATCCTCCAGGTCACCCAGCTCGACGGCGTCTTCCAGCGCTTCGACTCCGTCGACGCCGCCGTCGCCTCGTTCAAGGACTAG
- the secF gene encoding protein translocase subunit SecF yields the protein MRIFENTHFDFLSSFRSSYIISGILLLVAVVSLIYPGLEAGIDFKGGTEFIVGTDTAIPSTQAASALGDATGEIYEVKEFGNPETLIVRTAAGGDADALRTSVVNTLSSAFAGSNPEIEGTYSVGPRIASDLKEKAIVLVLGALFVILLYIFVRFDWRYAVAAVLTLAHDVIIVLGLFALFHNLTPFSLQIDQVIIAALLTIVGYSINDTVVVFDRIREYALLFKTEPYAETANRAINTTLSRTVLTSGTTLLAVLILFLIGGEVLKGFSLALLVGIGVGTYSSIFVASPIVVALREKYAPARRVVTASA from the coding sequence ATGCGCATCTTCGAAAACACCCACTTCGACTTCCTGAGCAGCTTCCGGTCGAGCTACATCATCTCGGGCATCCTGCTCCTGGTCGCCGTGGTCTCCCTCATCTACCCCGGTCTCGAGGCCGGGATCGACTTCAAGGGCGGCACCGAGTTCATCGTCGGCACCGACACCGCCATCCCCTCGACGCAGGCCGCCTCCGCCCTCGGCGACGCGACCGGCGAGATCTACGAGGTCAAGGAGTTCGGCAACCCCGAGACCCTGATCGTTCGGACGGCCGCCGGCGGCGACGCCGACGCGCTCCGGACGTCGGTCGTCAACACGCTGTCGAGCGCGTTCGCCGGCTCCAACCCGGAGATCGAGGGGACGTACTCCGTGGGGCCCCGGATCGCCTCCGACCTCAAGGAGAAGGCGATCGTGCTCGTGCTCGGCGCCCTCTTCGTGATCCTGCTCTACATCTTCGTCCGGTTCGACTGGCGCTACGCCGTGGCGGCCGTCCTGACGCTGGCTCACGACGTGATCATCGTGCTCGGGCTGTTCGCGTTGTTCCACAACCTGACCCCGTTCTCGCTCCAGATCGACCAGGTCATCATTGCGGCGCTGCTCACGATCGTCGGCTACTCGATCAACGACACGGTGGTCGTGTTCGACCGAATCCGCGAGTACGCGCTCCTCTTCAAGACGGAGCCGTACGCCGAGACGGCCAACCGCGCGATCAACACGACGCTGTCGCGGACGGTCCTCACGTCGGGCACGACGCTCCTCGCGGTGCTCATCCTGTTCCTCATCGGCGGCGAGGTCCTCAAGGGCTTCTCGCTGGCGCTCCTCGTGGGCATCGGGGTCGGGACGTACTCGTCGATCTTCGTGGCGAGCCCGATCGTCGTGGCGCTGCGTGAGAAGTACGCGCCGGCCCGGCGCGTGGTGACGGCGAGCGCGTAA
- a CDS encoding Nif3-like dinuclear metal center hexameric protein, translating into MTVADVVSTLHAWAPPGQKADFDRVGLQVGDPAAYVDRVLVALDLTPQVVDEAAEAGAQLIVTHHPLLFKPVGRVTANDPVGSLAWRLGRAGISYVAIHTNLDAARGGVSFALAEQLGIRDSQILAPLDGVMRKVVVFAPREAADAVRQALTEAGAGEIGDYRACSFTGDGTGRFRPEAGASPHLGMVGEDTEADEVRIEAVVPQWAVGAVRRAVAAAHPYEEPALDIYPLEGRATRQGYGVVGRLDAPERLPAFLARVRDALGAGALRYVGDDDQTVERVAVCGGAGLSFLPAALAAGADAYVTADVTYHRFFEALDTEGRPRMALVDAGHYETEAITERLIADRLRAEHPELAVDVTATRTSPMRTFTGA; encoded by the coding sequence ATGACCGTCGCCGACGTCGTTTCGACCCTCCACGCCTGGGCCCCGCCCGGCCAGAAAGCCGACTTCGACCGCGTTGGGCTCCAGGTCGGCGACCCGGCCGCCTACGTAGATCGGGTCCTCGTCGCGCTCGACCTCACGCCGCAGGTCGTCGACGAGGCCGCCGAGGCGGGCGCGCAGCTCATCGTCACGCACCACCCGTTGCTGTTCAAGCCCGTCGGGCGCGTGACGGCCAACGACCCGGTGGGCTCGCTGGCGTGGCGGCTCGGCCGGGCCGGCATCAGCTACGTCGCGATCCACACGAACCTCGACGCGGCACGTGGCGGCGTGTCGTTCGCCCTCGCAGAGCAACTCGGGATCCGAGACTCTCAGATCCTGGCCCCACTCGACGGCGTGATGCGGAAGGTCGTCGTGTTCGCCCCGCGAGAGGCCGCCGACGCGGTTCGGCAGGCGCTGACGGAGGCCGGGGCCGGCGAGATCGGCGACTACCGCGCGTGCTCGTTCACGGGCGACGGGACGGGCCGCTTCCGTCCGGAGGCCGGCGCCTCCCCCCACCTCGGCATGGTCGGCGAGGACACCGAGGCGGACGAGGTGCGGATCGAGGCGGTCGTGCCCCAGTGGGCCGTCGGTGCTGTCCGGCGTGCCGTGGCGGCGGCGCACCCCTACGAGGAGCCCGCGCTCGACATCTACCCGTTGGAGGGCCGCGCGACGCGGCAGGGCTACGGCGTGGTCGGCCGCCTCGACGCGCCCGAGCGCCTCCCCGCGTTCCTCGCCCGCGTCCGCGACGCGCTCGGCGCCGGAGCGCTCCGCTATGTCGGCGACGACGACCAGACGGTCGAACGCGTGGCCGTCTGTGGCGGCGCCGGCCTGTCCTTCCTCCCCGCCGCCCTCGCGGCCGGCGCCGACGCCTACGTCACGGCCGACGTGACCTACCACCGCTTTTTCGAAGCACTCGACACCGAGGGGCGTCCGAGAATGGCGCTCGTCGACGCCGGCCACTACGAGACCGAGGCGATCACCGAACGGCTGATCGCCGACCGGCTCCGCGCCGAGCACCCCGAGTTGGCGGTCGACGTCACGGCGACGCGGACGTCGCCGATGCGGACGTTCACGGGGGCGTAA